Genomic window (Melioribacteraceae bacterium):
TTTCACCCTTCTCCCATAAATAAAATAATCCTTCAGCACCTTCACTATCTGCATCTTCAGCGCAATAAAAAGCCCCATCGGGAGAGGTCAATTCTCTCGAAACATATTCAAATATTTCACCTACCGTGTTCTTGAACAAATCATTCTTTGTGTAATTATAAGCCTCGCTGTAGGTATAAATTGCCATTGCCTGATCGTAGAGCATTTTTTCGAAATGAGGAACCAAAAGTTTTTGATCTGTTGAGTAGCGGTGAAAACCAAATCCTACTTGATCATAGATACCGCCGCACCTAAATTTTATAAGTGTATTTTCAGTCATCGTTAAAGCATTACTATTCACTGGGGAATATCTCAGTAAAAAAAGTATGTTCTGAAGTGAGGGAAATTTTGGTGCAGTACCGAAGCCGCCAAACTTTTCATCATAGTTAGATTGGAGGGATTCAAAAATTTTATCATTTAAATTGGCGTTATATGTAGCTACCGGTTGTTCCGCATCAGTTTTATTTAAGTATGATACAATTTCCGAGCTGGTCTTTTTAATATCAGTACGGTTATGATTCCATGCTTCAATAATTTTTTCGAGAAGCTCAATAAATGTAATCCTTCCAAACTTTCTATCTTTAGGAAAATATGTACCAATAAAAAATGGTCTTTTATTGTGATCTATGAATACAGTTAAAGGCCATCCTCCTCTAACTCCCATTATCTGCGCGGCATTCATATAAACATGATCTAAATCGGGACGCTCTTCACGGTCAAGTTTTATCGAAATAAAATTATCATTTAGAAATCTTGCCGTTACCTCATCCTCAAACGATTCATGTTGCATTACATGGCACCAATGACAAGTTGAGTAACCAATTGATAAAAATATTGGTTTGTTTTCTGTGATTGCCTTCTGAAAAGCTTCCTCGCCCCATGGATACCAATCTACAGGATTGTACGCATGCTGCAGAAGATAGGGATTGCTAGTATTTATTAAACGATTTGCTTTTTTATTTTTCATTATTATAAAACGAAATGGAAAGAGTAAAAGTTCAGATAAGTGAAGTGGTAATTAATAATCAATTGCAACAAAACAACTCTAATCCTTTCTTCCTCTTGTAATCAGTCCGATCATTAATGAAAGAATTGCTGAACCGATTATTGACCAGACTATAGGGAAAGTTCTTCCTTGAATTTGTATAGTGTAAAAGAGAGGTAGATCTAATTCGTCGGCGATAATTGGTCCTACCCATGCGCCAAGAAAACCTATCACTATTGAAGCAAAGCAACCGCCGATTGAATAGCCCGATAAACTTTTCCCTATAGCTCCACAAATTGCCGCAATTAAAAGTAATACAAGAAAACCGCCTAAAGTCATTTTAGCTCCCTAAAAATTAAATTCAGCTACGACTACTTTGTTCGTAAAATTAGTTCTTGGAAAAATTCTTTATTAGTGTTGTCTTCAAATAGAGAATAAGAATTCACCAGATTATTTAATACTCGCATTAATATAATTTTTGCCGAGTAATTTTCATAAATAATACTTTCGGCGGAGGGTAAATCTCGAAGCAACTCTCTAATTTCATTTTCGAGGATCATTTTTCCGCCATTGAAACAATCAATAAAAATAATCTCATTCTCAATTTTAACACGTGTTAAAAAATGCCCAGGGAAGTTACAACCTTGAATATTAAAATCGAGTCGATAGCCCGCCAGCATATATATCAATGATAAAGTTATTGGCAAGCCCTGCTTTTCTTTGATAGCATAAACCAAATTACTGTTAAATGGATTATTGTAATCCTTTACAGCGCCTTTTATACCAAATTCTTGAAAAAGAAAATTCGATAAATCTATCTCATCGCCGTAGGGATATTTGAGTAAAAAGTCATCTGTTAATTCTTGAATGTATTTAGGCAGATCCTTTTCACTAAAAAAACCATAATGAAAATAGGATAATACTGTGAGCGCCGATTCCAATTTTTGATACTGGTCGGAAAAATTTAATGCTAATTCCCAATTTTCGAGAATCCATCTCCTTCTATTCGAATAAAAAATCGGTGTTAGTAAACCGAGCTGAAGCGGGGAGAGGGTAAGATCACGACTGAAAATATCCTTTTCAAGGTTAATTCCATAATTCTCAAATTTACTGATGATCTCAATTCTAACCTCAGGCGTATCATCATCCAGAAGATCTATTAAATATGGTAAATCCTTGAAACTCATCTTTTCCCTAATATTTACTTCGCATAAATAATAATTACAATTTACCATTTTATAATCGAGTAAATAATAGAAAAAGTAAATCCGGAAATGGATAATATGCCGGTAAACAAAACTTAAACGAATTAATCAGTTTCTTAGTTATTTAATAATTCGTTTTTACTACAATTAAACAATTTTGCTGTGTACCAATTATCATCCAAACTTAAGATTGATTTGACCTCCAAACCATTTTCCCGGGCAATATTTTGGATAACATCATCATG
Coding sequences:
- a CDS encoding transglutaminase family protein: MSFKDLPYLIDLLDDDTPEVRIEIISKFENYGINLEKDIFSRDLTLSPLQLGLLTPIFYSNRRRWILENWELALNFSDQYQKLESALTVLSYFHYGFFSEKDLPKYIQELTDDFLLKYPYGDEIDLSNFLFQEFGIKGAVKDYNNPFNSNLVYAIKEKQGLPITLSLIYMLAGYRLDFNIQGCNFPGHFLTRVKIENEIIFIDCFNGGKMILENEIRELLRDLPSAESIIYENYSAKIILMRVLNNLVNSYSLFEDNTNKEFFQELILRTK